A genomic region of Exiguobacterium sp. Helios contains the following coding sequences:
- the rpmF gene encoding 50S ribosomal protein L32: MAVPFRRTSKTRKRLRRTHFKLRVPGMVECPNCGEMKLSHRVCKACGSYKGKEIVSK, encoded by the coding sequence ATGGCAGTACCATTCCGCAGAACGTCGAAAACACGCAAACGTCTTCGCCGTACTCATTTCAAACTCCGTGTACCAGGTATGGTCGAGTGCCCAAACTGTGGTGAAATGAAACTTTCACACCGCGTTTGTAAAGCATGTGGCTCGTACAAAGGTAAAGAAATCGTCAGCAAGTAA
- a CDS encoding DUF3397 family protein, with protein sequence MTWFIIFPVFSLVSLYIIFFAVFRQHGKAVRFALDLGTFIVLYGIHVALIALTGQNYLGWLLIAVLLIFAVNALWQRIKKVDVDYIQMIRHSWRITILIALPVQLMLFGIGIQQLFIH encoded by the coding sequence GTGACGTGGTTTATTATCTTTCCAGTCTTCAGCTTGGTTAGTCTATATATCATTTTTTTTGCTGTCTTTCGCCAACATGGAAAAGCAGTTCGGTTTGCACTTGATTTAGGTACATTCATCGTATTGTATGGGATTCATGTCGCGTTGATTGCACTGACAGGTCAAAATTACTTAGGATGGTTATTGATTGCCGTACTCTTGATTTTTGCGGTCAACGCCTTATGGCAACGCATCAAAAAAGTGGACGTGGATTATATACAAATGATACGACACAGTTGGCGGATTACAATCTTGATTGCTCTTCCAGTTCAGTTGATGCTGTTTGGAATCGGAATTCAACAACTGTTCATTCATTGA
- a CDS encoding ketopantoate reductase family protein, giving the protein MSNIGIIGAGSIGLLIASYLAEQHHVTLYTRQTTGHDITILRDDQVSQPVEVRPLSQFESQDLVFVTTKSYDIKSVMPYLTTGKMPVMFLQNGMGHVKEAERVQYALFGIVEHGAMRTGRYAVQHTGMGRIRYGRVPVPMLEATPLQFEYVPNIEQVMLTKLFMNAVINPLTAYYRITNGQLLEAPYAEKAHGIFEELRNVFPEHPISYEEIAQVIRRTALNRSSMLQDLERGRQTEIEPIVGFVLEHAMNPTPLLTFYFHQIKSQEKRGDSM; this is encoded by the coding sequence ATGAGTAATATAGGAATCATCGGTGCCGGATCGATTGGATTGTTAATCGCGTCCTACCTTGCAGAACAACACCATGTGACACTCTATACGAGACAAACGACAGGGCACGACATCACCATCCTCCGGGATGACCAAGTCAGCCAACCGGTAGAGGTACGGCCACTTAGTCAATTCGAGTCACAAGACTTGGTGTTCGTGACGACAAAGTCGTATGATATAAAAAGTGTGATGCCTTACCTGACGACCGGAAAGATGCCGGTCATGTTCTTACAGAACGGAATGGGGCATGTGAAAGAAGCAGAGCGGGTACAGTATGCTTTGTTCGGAATCGTCGAACACGGTGCCATGAGAACGGGACGATACGCGGTGCAACATACCGGGATGGGACGCATCCGCTACGGACGAGTACCTGTTCCGATGCTTGAAGCCACACCGTTACAGTTTGAGTATGTTCCGAATATCGAGCAGGTCATGTTAACGAAATTATTCATGAATGCGGTCATCAATCCATTAACAGCCTATTACCGGATTACAAACGGTCAATTGTTGGAAGCGCCCTATGCTGAAAAGGCACACGGTATTTTTGAAGAGTTACGGAACGTCTTTCCAGAACATCCGATCAGTTATGAAGAAATCGCACAGGTCATCAGACGGACCGCATTAAATCGTTCGTCGATGCTTCAAGATCTAGAGCGGGGAAGACAGACAGAAATTGAACCGATTGTCGGTTTTGTCCTGGAACACGCGATGAATCCGACGCCCTTACTGACTTTTTATTTTCATCAGATTAAATCTCAGGAAAAAAGAGGGGATTCGATGTGA